TCATCAACCAGCACCGAATCCACTTCATCAATCACGCAATAGTTAAAGGGCCGCTGCACCACTTCATTGATAGTGGTGGCCATGTTGTCGCGCAGATAATCAAACCCTAGCTCACTGTTGGTGGCGTAGGTGATGTCGCAAGCATAGTTCCGGCGGCGTTCTTCGGGACTCATGCCCTGCTGAATCAGCCCCACGGACAGGCCCAGGAACCGATGCACCTGGCCCATCCACTCGGCATCCCGGCGGGCCAAGTAATCGTTCACCGTCACCACATGCACCCCGCGGCCCGTGAGGGCGTTCAGGTAGGACGGCAGGGTGGCCACCAGGGTTTTTCCTTCCCCGGTTTTCATTTCTGCAATTTGCCCGTTGTGCAGCACAATGCCGCCCAGGAGTTGCACATCAAAGTGGCGCATTCCCAACACCCGCTTGCCCGCTTCGCGAACCACGGCAAAGGCTTCGGGCAGGATGTCGTCTAGCAGTTCCTTGCGTTCGCTGTCGTTGCGGGCTTGGGCCAGTTTTTGGCGAAATTCGGCGGTTTTGCCCCTGAGTTCGTCGTCCGACAGCTTCGCGATGTCCTCTTCAAGGAGGTTGACTTCCACCACGTCGGGTTGGAACCGCTTGAGTTTGCGGGCGTTGGGGTCTCCCAGCAGAGCTTTCAACATGGCAGGCGATCGGGTGGCGTACTAGGCGAGATAATGGGGGCCAATGCAGTTGGCCGGTGGCGATCGCCCGATCGAGCGTCATGACGCGATCGAGCTGTGGCGCGCCTCCATCGTATCACCGCACCTTTGCGCCGGGCCGGTTCGGTTTCCCGTCGCGGCCGGTGCAAGGGCACGATCGACCGGAGGCCCAGGGCCCACAACGCCACTCAACCGCATTGGCCCGCCGTTGCACGCTATTGAGATTGAGGCCGATCGAGCCATGACCACCACCCTTGACAATCAGATGAACCAACCGGAATGGAAACAGGGGGCGGCGATCGAGCTGGAAATTACCGACCTGGCCGATTCGGGGGATGGCGTGGGCCGTTGGGCCGATCGGGTGGTGTTTGTGCCGGAAACCGTACCGGGCGACTACCTATCGGTGCGGCTGTTGCAGGTGAAGCCCACCTTTGCCCGGGCCAAAATTTTGTCGATTCTGGATCCTTCGCCCGATCGCGTCCGCCCCGGCTGCATCGTGGCGGACAAGTGCGGCGGTTGCCAATGGCAGCATGTGGCCTATGGATCCCAACTGCTGGCCAAACAGCGACAGGTGGAACAGGCCCTCACCCGGCTCGGAGGCTTTGAAGAGCCACCCGTTTTGCCCATTTTGGCCGCCGCTGCCCCCTTGGCCTACCGCAACAAAGCCACCTATCCCGTGGCTCCCGGCCCCGATGATCAAATTCGGGCGGGCTATTACCAAAAGGGCAGCCACAAAATTGTGAATCTGAACCAATGTCCCGTACAGGACGATCGACTCGATCCCCTGCTGCGACAGGTGAAACAGGACTTGACCGCCAGCGGTTGGGAACCCTACGACGAAACCACCCACACGGGCACGGTGCGTCACTTGGCCCTACGGATTGGGCGGCGCACGGGCGAAATGCTCCTCACCCTGGTGGTGCGCGACTGGGAAGCGCTGCCCGGTTTGGCCACCCAAGCGGAACTGTGGCGCGAGCAATTTCCGCAGTTGGTGGGGGTCTGTGTGAACCAGCAGCCCCAGCGCAACAACGTGATTTTTGGGCCCGAAACCCGCTGCGTTCTGGGGCGGCCGGCCCTGGAGGAACACCTGAATGGATTGGTGTTTGAAATTCGCCCGGAAACCTTCTTTCAGGTGAACACCGACCAAACAGAAGAACTGCTGAAAACCATTCACCAACAACTGGCCCTGACCGGCCGGGAA
This sequence is a window from Limnothrix sp. FACHB-406. Protein-coding genes within it:
- the rlmD gene encoding 23S rRNA (uracil(1939)-C(5))-methyltransferase RlmD, giving the protein MNQPEWKQGAAIELEITDLADSGDGVGRWADRVVFVPETVPGDYLSVRLLQVKPTFARAKILSILDPSPDRVRPGCIVADKCGGCQWQHVAYGSQLLAKQRQVEQALTRLGGFEEPPVLPILAAAAPLAYRNKATYPVAPGPDDQIRAGYYQKGSHKIVNLNQCPVQDDRLDPLLRQVKQDLTASGWEPYDETTHTGTVRHLALRIGRRTGEMLLTLVVRDWEALPGLATQAELWREQFPQLVGVCVNQQPQRNNVIFGPETRCVLGRPALEEHLNGLVFEIRPETFFQVNTDQTEELLKTIHQQLALTGREILVDAYCGVGTLTLPLAQRAGRAIGIEAQAEAVTQARHNAERNQLTNVEFQVGKVADLLPQLGLQPDVVLLDPPRKGCEPGVIEALRAIAPARIVYMSCKPATLARDLKLLCEQGQYQLDRVQPADFFPQTPHVECVAFLSERR